The Desulfovibrio legallii genome window below encodes:
- a CDS encoding lytic murein transglycosylase, producing the protein MTPPLLPMCRSLVCRLCILLVCLFCSACGAREAPEAAGLEEAPLSAPDAARNDASGAAQPWSAPSAAAGAANASTASPAALPAVWQPLAQRLAADGLSGPRVTALLQSLGPTASQAPMGRKMRELYQRRFFPRPPSTKPAQQYYKGVVSAANARQCRAFITAHQADFSAAATRYGVPPSVAVALLFVETRLGKVLADVPENAFHTLASMAVSRSPQDITDWLPRMPGYEAHLDWFAATMPKRADWAYKETRALVEHMLRDNVPPSHLPGSIYGAVGLCQFMPSNIAVYGADGNGDGRVDLFDTSDAIASLANYLARHGWKPGLPRARQHKILMAYNHSDVYANTILALADLVEQP; encoded by the coding sequence ATGACCCCTCCCCTCCTCCCCATGTGCCGCTCTCTGGTCTGCCGCCTCTGCATCCTGCTGGTCTGTCTGTTCTGCTCCGCCTGTGGTGCACGTGAGGCCCCTGAGGCCGCCGGTCTGGAGGAAGCCCCTTTGTCCGCCCCCGACGCTGCCCGTAACGACGCGTCGGGGGCGGCCCAACCCTGGTCCGCACCCAGTGCGGCCGCCGGTGCCGCCAACGCTTCCACAGCATCTCCGGCCGCCCTGCCCGCAGTCTGGCAACCTTTGGCGCAGCGTCTGGCAGCCGATGGCCTTTCCGGCCCGCGGGTGACGGCCTTGCTCCAAAGCCTGGGACCCACGGCCAGCCAGGCCCCCATGGGCCGTAAAATGCGCGAGCTCTACCAACGCCGCTTTTTCCCTCGGCCCCCTTCCACCAAACCTGCGCAGCAGTATTATAAAGGCGTGGTCAGCGCAGCCAACGCCCGTCAGTGTCGCGCTTTTATAACCGCGCACCAGGCGGATTTCAGCGCGGCGGCAACCCGCTACGGCGTGCCCCCTTCCGTGGCCGTGGCCCTGCTTTTTGTGGAAACGCGCCTGGGTAAGGTGCTGGCCGACGTGCCCGAAAACGCCTTCCACACGCTGGCCAGCATGGCCGTGAGCCGCAGCCCTCAAGACATTACGGATTGGTTGCCCCGCATGCCAGGCTATGAGGCCCACCTGGACTGGTTTGCCGCCACCATGCCCAAACGGGCCGACTGGGCCTACAAGGAAACCCGCGCCCTGGTGGAACACATGCTGCGCGATAACGTGCCCCCCTCACACCTGCCCGGCTCCATCTATGGCGCTGTGGGCCTCTGCCAGTTCATGCCCTCCAATATCGCCGTGTACGGCGCAGACGGCAACGGCGACGGCCGCGTGGACCTCTTCGATACCTCCGACGCCATCGCCAGTCTGGCCAACTATCTGGCCCGTCACGGCTGGAAACCCGGGCTGCCCCGCGCCCGGCAGCACAAAATCCTCATGGCCTACAACCACTCTGACGTCTACGCCAACACCATTCTGGCTCTGGCAGATCTGGTGGAACAGCCGTAG
- a CDS encoding UbiX family flavin prenyltransferase, with amino-acid sequence MQECGEGGLAHLGGQAAGAQARDILVGVSGASGMALAASLLRLLAGMPWVRVHCVVSQGARAVLQAECGAGPELLTAHAGQVYAPDDLGAGPASGSWWRRGAVPAAMLVAPCSMGTLGALASGATRNLLQRAADVALKERLTLVLVTRESPLSAVHLRNMLTLQEAGAVIMPFSPGFYLRPQTLDELLRQSCGRIFDQLGLPHRLGRWGEALAQA; translated from the coding sequence ATGCAAGAGTGCGGCGAGGGCGGCCTTGCGCACCTTGGCGGGCAGGCCGCCGGGGCGCAGGCGCGCGATATTCTGGTGGGCGTAAGCGGGGCCAGCGGTATGGCTTTGGCCGCAAGCCTGCTGCGGTTGCTGGCAGGCATGCCGTGGGTACGGGTGCACTGCGTGGTGTCGCAGGGCGCGCGGGCCGTGCTGCAGGCCGAATGCGGGGCCGGGCCGGAGCTGCTTACGGCCCATGCCGGGCAGGTCTACGCCCCGGACGATTTGGGGGCCGGGCCGGCCAGCGGTTCCTGGTGGCGGCGCGGGGCCGTGCCGGCGGCTATGCTGGTGGCGCCCTGCTCTATGGGCACCCTGGGCGCGCTGGCCAGCGGGGCCACGCGCAATCTGCTGCAACGCGCGGCGGATGTGGCCCTTAAGGAGCGGCTCACCCTGGTGCTGGTCACGCGGGAAAGTCCGCTTTCCGCCGTGCACCTGCGCAACATGCTTACGCTGCAGGAGGCCGGTGCGGTGATCATGCCGTTTTCCCCCGGTTTTTATCTGCGGCCGCAAACGCTGGACGAGCTCTTGCGGCAGTCCTGCGGGCGCATTTTTGACCAGTTGGGCCTGCCGCACCGGCTGGGCCGCTGGGGGGAAGCCCTGGCGCAGGCGTGA
- a CDS encoding metal-dependent hydrolase, with translation MSSITWFGHSAFKIGCPDVQVVIDPFFAPPTDVNAATLGPVDLVLVTHDHSDHVGEAVEVCRRSGAMLGAIVGTAGKLVAAGVPQAQILNGIGFNMGGTVSHKGVNVTMTQAYHSSDSGAPAGYIVRMPDGLTVYHAGDTCVFSGMELWGRLYSIDVALLPVGGVFTMDARQAALACKLLGCKAVIPMHWGTFPVLAQNTAAFKEALQKQHLSCTCVDMGVGETVSFG, from the coding sequence ATGAGTTCCATTACCTGGTTTGGTCACTCGGCTTTCAAGATCGGTTGTCCTGATGTACAGGTGGTCATTGATCCTTTTTTTGCGCCGCCCACGGACGTGAACGCGGCCACGCTGGGGCCCGTTGATCTGGTGCTGGTAACCCACGACCACAGCGACCATGTGGGCGAGGCGGTGGAGGTGTGTCGGCGCAGCGGGGCCATGCTGGGGGCCATTGTGGGCACGGCGGGCAAACTGGTCGCCGCGGGCGTGCCCCAGGCGCAGATCCTCAACGGCATCGGCTTCAATATGGGAGGCACGGTAAGCCACAAGGGCGTGAACGTCACCATGACGCAGGCCTACCACTCCAGCGATTCCGGCGCTCCGGCGGGCTATATTGTGCGCATGCCCGACGGCCTCACCGTGTACCATGCGGGCGATACCTGCGTGTTCAGCGGTATGGAGCTGTGGGGGCGGCTGTACAGCATTGACGTGGCCCTGCTGCCCGTGGGCGGCGTGTTCACCATGGACGCCCGGCAGGCCGCCCTGGCCTGCAAGCTGCTGGGCTGCAAGGCCGTCATCCCCATGCACTGGGGCACTTTTCCCGTGCTGGCCCAGAATACGGCGGCCTTTAAGGAGGCCCTGCAGAAGCAGCACCTTTCCTGCACCTGTGTGGATATGGGCGTGGGAGAAACGGTCAGCTTTGGCTAA